TAGCGGGCCAGTACATTGTTACCTCTGTGTTCCATCCATGGGTAGTTCTGTGGCGGACGGTCATCTTCGACCAGCCTGTCTTTGGTATAGGTGATGTTACCCCTCAGTTTCACATCCACCTGCCCGAAACGTGTATCGTATACCAATGATGCATCGAAACCTTTATTATCTACAATACCCAGATTCGCATACGGCTGGTTTTCCAGTCCCATAAAATCCACGCTCGAAGCACGTTGCAGGAAGATACCGGTACGATGCTCCCTGAACAGGTCTACAATCACCGACAGCTGATCATTCAGCGTACGGAACTCGATACCCAGATCCTGCTTGTTAGATACTGACCATTTTACATTCGTAGCATAACGGTTGATGTTAATACCACCTACAAATGTTGGCACCTGGCCATACTTATAAGCATCATTGTAAGTACCCAGATTAGTGATATACAGAAACCTGTCGCCCGCACTACCCAGACCGGTATTACCATTGGAGTAACGGAATTTCAGAAAGGTGATCGCTTTCTTCAGCGGCTCAAAGAACTTCTCTTCTGACGCGATCCAGCCTATACCTACTGCCGGGAAGAAACCAAAACGGTTGCCTGGTGCAAATAGCTCAGAACCATTGTAACCAGCATTGAGTTCCAGGAAATATTTATCTGAATAAGAATACGTCACCCTACCTGCCAGCCCCAGCGACCGCTCAGGAATAGAGCTAATGAAATCACCCGCCAGTGCATTCGTTCTGTCACTGGAATAGAACAGGGCCAGTCCACCTACGCGGTGTTTACCATAGCTTCTGTCATAGTTCAATGATGCTTCCGTATAGAAACGACGGCTGGTCTGCCTGTTGTTTGGACTATTATCAAATCCCAGGTACTGGTTACCGGTATATGTTTTTACCAGGTTCAGTGAGCCATCCGGTTTGTATGGATTCGTCATGTCTGGATAGTAGGTATCTTCTCTCTTGGAGCGGATGATATAGTTCTGGTTGTAGGAGTCAAACGCAAACATCACACTGGCTTTCAGGCCACGTGTTAAGCCATCGAGGTCCTGTGTACCTCTGATGTTGGAATACAATTGATTGCGGAACTCGTTCGTATAACCTCTTCTGGTGAGGTCTGCATATGGGTTACGAAAGCCTCCGTTGGATGACTGACCAGGTACAAATCCACCCGGATACATAACAGGGTATGCTACAGGAGCAGCATCCATGGCACTCTGGAAGATATCACCAGAAGAGATACCCGGATAGTTGCCGTTAGAAAAATATCCCTGCAGTCCCACATCCAGTTTGGTTGTTTTAGTTACACGCAGGTTCAGATTAGAGGTAAAATTATACCTGTTATATTTCATGGATGAATTATAGTTCGCCAGTTCGTCGGTCTTCATAAAACCTGACTCATTGTAATAACCCAGCGATACATAATATTGTGCATTCTCCACACCACCACTGGCATTGAGATTCGTACTGCGGGTATGACCATACTTATTGAACACTGCATCCATCCAGTCTACGTTCGGATACAGCAGCGGATCTTTACCATCGATAGTATGCTGGATGTATTCTTCTGTATATTTTGGATGCTGATTTCGGGTGGTCAGTGCTTCATTTGCGAGACGCATATAAGAGATACCGTCCAGCATTTTCGGACGACGGGTAAACGTATTTACACCCTCATTATAGTCCAGATAGATCTGCGGTTTGCCGATCTTACCAGTTTTGGTTTTGATGAGGATCACGCCATTTGCACCACGTACGCCATATACAGCAGTACCTGCCGCATCTTTTAGCACTGTAAACGATTCCACATCTTCCGGGGAAATGTTGTTGATAGAACGTTCTACCCCATCTACCAATACCAGCGGACCAGAATTATTACCATTCCCGAAAGTAGAGATGCCACGTATCCATAGGTCGGCGCTACCTCTTCCGGGCTCACCGGAACGCTGTACACCTACCACACCGGCGATACGTCCTGCCAGCATGGTGCTGATATTGGCAGTAGGTTGTTTGAACTCTGCCGGCTTGATCTCTGACTGTGCTCCTACCAGGCTCACTCTGCGCTGTGTGCCAAAACCAACTACTGCTACTTCACCCAGTGACTGACTGGCCACCTTCATACGCACCTGCAGATTCGTTTGTGTACCCACAGTCACTGTAGCTGTTTCGTAACCAATGAAGCTGAACCCGATCACGGCTTCACGCGATTGCACAATGAGTTTAAACTTACCGTCAACGCCGGTGGAAGTCATAGTAGTAGAACCGCGTACGGCTACGCTGACACCCGGCATCGGGCTACCGGCTTCGTCGGTTA
The DNA window shown above is from Chitinophaga agri and carries:
- a CDS encoding SusC/RagA family TonB-linked outer membrane protein gives rise to the protein MKKIATTFRRRALSIVFVLLSVSLILPAYAGKGQILKETNVTIRLKSGSLDAAIQELHSSTKVTFAYDKQLLRSISIPDCSFSNQRLDVVLEQLLRNKQLGFGEVNNIVVISRADENIAVAHIRTDREDIIVSGVVTDEAGSPMPGVSVAVRGSTTMTSTGVDGKFKLIVQSREAVIGFSFIGYETATVTVGTQTNLQVRMKVASQSLGEVAVVGFGTQRRVSLVGAQSEIKPAEFKQPTANISTMLAGRIAGVVGVQRSGEPGRGSADLWIRGISTFGNGNNSGPLVLVDGVERSINNISPEDVESFTVLKDAAGTAVYGVRGANGVILIKTKTGKIGKPQIYLDYNEGVNTFTRRPKMLDGISYMRLANEALTTRNQHPKYTEEYIQHTIDGKDPLLYPNVDWMDAVFNKYGHTRSTNLNASGGVENAQYYVSLGYYNESGFMKTDELANYNSSMKYNRYNFTSNLNLRVTKTTKLDVGLQGYFSNGNYPGISSGDIFQSAMDAAPVAYPVMYPGGFVPGQSSNGGFRNPYADLTRRGYTNEFRNQLYSNIRGTQDLDGLTRGLKASVMFAFDSYNQNYIIRSKREDTYYPDMTNPYKPDGSLNLVKTYTGNQYLGFDNSPNNRQTSRRFYTEASLNYDRSYGKHRVGGLALFYSSDRTNALAGDFISSIPERSLGLAGRVTYSYSDKYFLELNAGYNGSELFAPGNRFGFFPAVGIGWIASEEKFFEPLKKAITFLKFRYSNGNTGLGSAGDRFLYITNLGTYNDAYKYGQVPTFVGGININRYATNVKWSVSNKQDLGIEFRTLNDQLSVIVDLFREHRTGIFLQRASSVDFMGLENQPYANLGIVDNKGFDASLVYDTRFGQVDVKLRGNITYTKDRLVEDDRPPQNYPWMEHRGNNVLARYGYIADGLFASEDEVNKSAVPGDKSKVKPGDIKYKDLNNDGIINSYDVAKIGRGDVPSTVYGFGFDLGYKGFSFGLLFQGVADADRMLRGSAIIPFNGGGGVTNAYAIATDRWTVDNPDPNAFYPRLAYGEAENNNNTQASSWWIKDVSFMRLKSAQLAYNFPATLMSRTGLRAASVYVQGINLFTFSKFKLWDPELNTDNGSSYPNIRTISVGMNLKF